A portion of the Octadecabacter sp. SW4 genome contains these proteins:
- a CDS encoding transcriptional regulator/antitoxin MazE — MIEAKIRKVGNSAVMTLSTEMLALLDVKEGDTLYAVRTDDGGLKLMTENPELLAALEAAEIVMDENRDLLQALA; from the coding sequence ATGATCGAAGCTAAAATCCGTAAAGTTGGTAATTCCGCTGTCATGACACTCAGCACAGAAATGCTTGCCCTGCTCGATGTCAAAGAAGGTGACACGCTTTACGCCGTGCGCACCGATGATGGGGGGCTGAAGCTGATGACAGAAAACCCTGAATTACTGGCTGCGCTCGAAGCTGCCGAGATCGTCATGGATGAGAACCGCGACTTGCTCCAAGCGCTTGCATGA
- a CDS encoding type II toxin-antitoxin system death-on-curing family toxin, which translates to MSTWVWVPLAALHVIHDRQISRHGGASGTRDPALLEMGCTRPMNLAAYGDPDVFEIAAAYAYGIAEAHAFVDGNKRTGFVTAFTFLRLNGVSVRPEPAVGVRKMEGLASDQVSEEEFAAWLRELSTGDV; encoded by the coding sequence ATGAGCACTTGGGTTTGGGTGCCATTGGCAGCCTTGCACGTCATCCATGATCGTCAAATCTCACGCCATGGTGGTGCTTCCGGAACTCGTGATCCGGCTCTTTTGGAGATGGGCTGCACGCGTCCGATGAATCTTGCTGCTTATGGTGATCCGGATGTGTTCGAGATTGCTGCGGCCTATGCCTACGGCATTGCCGAGGCTCACGCCTTTGTCGACGGCAACAAGCGCACAGGCTTTGTGACAGCGTTCACGTTCTTGCGACTTAACGGGGTATCTGTCCGTCCTGAGCCCGCGGTCGGTGTTCGAAAGATGGAAGGCCTGGCATCAGATCAAGTGAGTGAAGAAGAGTTTGCGGCGTGGTTGCGCGAACTCAGTACTGGTGATGTTTGA